One Punica granatum isolate Tunisia-2019 chromosome 3, ASM765513v2, whole genome shotgun sequence genomic window carries:
- the LOC116199927 gene encoding zinc finger protein 5, which yields MSGDRSEKLRLFGVELNLSKNELVEGDHESVNSSHSVFSSLQAEDYDKAPKSSSTTRSSCSSSSSEQPNHQKKFECQYCFKEFANSQALGGHQNAHKKERMKKKRLQLQDRKASLSYYYHLQPYGNTDEFTIYDGSTQISFEPCDPDYHAFSYAPTMWCSLPPNNISFQQSDSSYMSALDLSERFGANEPIIGPTKQNCKSLDLQLGLCLQTNF from the coding sequence ATGTCAGGAGATCGATCTGAGAAGCTGAGGTTGTTCGGGGTTGAGCTGAACCTGAGCAAAAACGAGCTTGTGGAAGGGGACCACGAGAGCGTGAACTCATCTCACTCAGTGTTTTCGTCCCTACAGGCCGAGGATTATGATAAAGCTCCCAAGAGCAGTAGCACTACTAGGAGTTCGtgctcgagctcgagctccGAGCAGCCCAACCACCAGAAGAAGTTCGAGTGCCAGTACTGCTTCAAGGAGTTTGCGAACTCTCAGGCGCTCGGGGGTCATCAGAACGCGCACAAGAAGGagagaatgaagaagaagaggcttCAGCTTCAGGATCGGAAGGCCAGCCTCAGCTACTATTACCACCTTCAACCCTACGGAAATACTGATGAGTTCACGATCTACGACGGGTCTACCCAGATCAGCTTTGAACCGTGCGATCCAGACTATCATGCCTTTAGTTACGCGCCGACCATGTGGTGTTCTTTGCCCCCTAACAACATCTCTTTCCAACAGTCCGACAGCTCATATATGTCTGCTCTGGATCTAAGTGAACGATTCGGAGCAAATGAGCCTATTATCGGCCCGACAAAGCAGAACTGTAAATCTTTGGATCTTCAGTTAGGTCTTTGCTTGCAAACAAACTTCTGA